One Vibrio sp. CDRSL-10 TSBA genomic region harbors:
- a CDS encoding sensor domain-containing diguanylate cyclase, which produces MFGVTPEEAAVDSTAVFDAIYPEDVERVRASALQSKETLEDWKCEFRVEIDGKLHWLYGHSIPTPSSEGKVIWSGQIIDISEKKELELQLKKESTTDALTGAYNRRYFIQELHDELQRSVREKQPVSILAVDFDFFKQVNDKYGHDAGDAVLQQVTGHLRQHIRPYDTLARMGGEEFNIMLPNTDYASALSIANKLRKLVQGFTVRYHGQEIKITITLGVATSSSGVQDSFELLKEADRALYRGKASGRNCVH; this is translated from the coding sequence ATGTTTGGCGTTACTCCAGAGGAAGCTGCGGTTGATTCTACCGCTGTTTTTGATGCTATTTATCCGGAAGATGTAGAGAGGGTGCGTGCCAGTGCTTTGCAATCTAAAGAGACTCTGGAAGATTGGAAATGCGAATTCAGGGTAGAGATTGACGGTAAATTGCATTGGTTGTATGGCCATTCTATTCCGACACCCTCCAGTGAAGGTAAAGTGATTTGGTCTGGCCAAATTATCGATATTTCTGAGAAAAAGGAGCTCGAGCTACAGCTTAAAAAAGAATCGACGACTGATGCATTGACCGGGGCGTACAATCGGCGTTATTTCATTCAAGAATTACATGATGAACTGCAACGTAGTGTGCGCGAGAAGCAACCTGTTTCGATTTTGGCTGTCGACTTTGATTTCTTTAAACAGGTTAATGATAAATATGGTCATGATGCCGGGGATGCTGTGTTGCAACAGGTCACTGGGCACCTGAGACAGCACATTCGCCCTTATGACACTCTGGCCAGAATGGGTGGGGAAGAGTTCAATATTATGTTGCCTAACACTGATTATGCGTCTGCGCTGTCGATAGCCAACAAGTTAAGGAAGCTGGTGCAAGGCTTTACGGTACGTTATCACGGGCAAGAAATTAAAATTACCATCACACTGGGTGTCGCGACCAGTAGCAGCGGCGTTCAGGATTCGTTTGAGTTGTTGAAAGAGGCGGATCGTGCGCTGTATCGTGGCAAAGCCAGCGGTCGTAATTGTGTTCATTAG
- a CDS encoding GGDEF domain-containing protein yields the protein MSWIIVQVTWTIALVDVDHFKQVNDSYGHDAGDLALSHIADILSREFKGDLVARYGGEEFIIMLSGRQATNQFRLEHFHREVSWNHLIAGDLDIAMTVSIGIAEVSRSSELQRALKMADIALYDAKETGRNRLVSLV from the coding sequence GTGAGCTGGATAATTGTACAAGTAACCTGGACTATCGCCCTGGTTGATGTCGATCACTTTAAACAAGTTAATGACAGCTATGGTCATGATGCCGGTGACCTGGCCCTGAGCCACATTGCCGACATTCTGTCGCGCGAGTTTAAAGGTGATTTAGTCGCACGCTATGGCGGCGAGGAATTCATTATTATGTTGTCGGGTCGTCAGGCAACCAATCAGTTTCGGCTGGAGCATTTCCACCGAGAAGTGAGCTGGAATCATCTGATTGCGGGTGATCTGGATATCGCGATGACGGTCAGTATCGGGATTGCGGAAGTCAGCCGTTCGAGTGAGTTACAACGTGCATTGAAGATGGCGGATATTGCGCTGTATGATGCTAAAGAAACCGGACGTAACCGATTGGTTTCTTTGGTTTAG
- a CDS encoding diguanylate cyclase, which produces MINSVSRKLTLLFCATAMLVVLIAVSLDNLHQEQDNTHEELKQIMRIQRSVDMLRSQLWIFLQYDDANSLEQVYIAQQNLAQKLASQSGLSTNINNLTRMNDSLAALLEKERALGLGLSEQHRSSASFIGSSELLHSRYNMLVQDMTEELLYLQKVVLTQSADNQHSSLMLSAIHLLVFGIVVCVVAFLILKRVKAGFAAFKEGITELAQGDLSSQLVLKQQDSEFVALAHFFNRMKESLRNSIVTREELQQEVARQTAKLEQQKEQLRFLSEKDPLTGMLNRRAFKEHLHEAIVHAQRTQVKLAVLFIDLDKFKEINDSKGHDVGDEVLTQIATRLEANIRESDFSGRLGGDEFVVCLNLIKDFEGVAEKTQRLIKQLSAPMDIGGESLSVGVSIGISLYPDQSQDIADLLRLADEAMYQAKLTSGSHFFCPQLKCDRNFDGSQLG; this is translated from the coding sequence ATGATTAATTCTGTCTCGCGTAAACTGACTTTATTATTTTGTGCCACGGCCATGCTGGTGGTTTTAATTGCAGTTTCACTCGACAATCTGCATCAGGAGCAAGATAACACCCATGAAGAACTGAAACAGATAATGCGGATCCAACGCAGCGTAGACATGCTTCGCAGCCAGTTATGGATATTTCTGCAGTACGATGACGCAAACAGTCTGGAGCAAGTTTACATTGCTCAGCAAAATCTGGCGCAAAAATTAGCCAGTCAGTCCGGGCTCTCCACTAACATCAATAATCTGACGCGCATGAATGACAGCCTGGCGGCGTTACTGGAGAAAGAACGCGCTCTGGGCCTGGGTCTTAGTGAACAGCACAGGAGTAGTGCATCTTTTATTGGTTCCAGTGAGCTTCTTCATTCCAGGTACAACATGTTGGTGCAGGATATGACGGAAGAGCTGCTTTACTTGCAAAAGGTCGTGCTTACTCAAAGTGCCGATAATCAACATTCATCATTAATGCTCAGTGCGATTCATTTATTGGTGTTTGGCATCGTGGTCTGTGTCGTTGCATTTTTAATTCTCAAACGGGTGAAAGCGGGTTTTGCAGCGTTTAAAGAGGGCATTACTGAGCTGGCGCAAGGGGATTTGTCCAGTCAACTGGTGTTAAAACAGCAAGATTCTGAGTTTGTTGCCCTGGCGCATTTCTTTAACAGAATGAAAGAATCTTTGCGAAATTCGATTGTCACGCGTGAGGAGTTGCAGCAAGAGGTCGCCAGACAGACAGCTAAGCTTGAACAACAAAAAGAGCAGCTGCGATTCCTTTCGGAAAAAGATCCGCTGACCGGTATGTTGAACCGCAGAGCGTTCAAGGAGCATCTGCACGAGGCCATCGTGCATGCCCAGCGTACACAAGTTAAACTGGCGGTGCTGTTTATCGATCTGGATAAATTTAAAGAGATTAATGACAGCAAAGGGCATGATGTCGGTGACGAAGTACTGACGCAAATCGCGACCAGGTTGGAAGCGAATATTCGTGAGTCTGATTTTAGTGGCAGACTGGGCGGTGATGAATTCGTGGTTTGTCTGAATTTAATCAAAGACTTTGAGGGTGTTGCGGAAAAAACACAACGGCTGATTAAGCAGTTGAGTGCGCCTATGGATATCGGCGGAGAAAGCCTATCGGTTGGTGTGAGTATCGGTATCAGCCTCTATCCTGACCAAAGCCAGGATATCGCTGACCTGTTACGTTTAGCCGATGAAGCTATGTATCAGGCGAAATTAACCAGCGGAAGCCATTTTTTTTGTCCGCAACTGAAGTGCGACCGTAATTTCGATGGCTCTCAACTCGGATGA